The DNA segment GCCAACTTCAACAGTGATGTCCAGCGTGCAGTACTTGGTGCGCATGACTTCGTCCTTGTCTTTGGACGTCGTGGCATGGGCACGCATGAACTTGATCTCTGCGCCCTTGCGGGTCAGGCTGTTGGCAAAGGTGTTGGTGTAGCAGGCAAGAGCAGCCATACACAGCAGACGGGCACCCATGTGCTCTTGATTACGATCCTCAGCGCTCAGTTCGGAGTAGTCCACCCGGATTTCGGGGAGGGCCTGTGCGCCAAGATTGAAGAGATCAGTGTTTCCATCAACACGGTCGTAGGTTACATTTACAGCCATTTTTTTCTCCTCAAGGGTGAGCTAGAAGTAGCTCACGGTGTCGCAGTCTTCACACATTTCCTGCACATCGTCGGCGTCGACAATTTCGACACCTTCCAGCAGCTTGCCTTCGTCTATGCCGCGCAGCTCAAGGCTCTTGCGGTCACAAAACACTTCGCCGTCCTGATCCAGAAAATCTTTCAGCATGGAGCTGTGATATCCGGGATTTCCAGTGAGGCACCAAACGCCTTCTTCGGTGAACAGCAGTTTGGTTTCAAAACCATTTTGATGGGTTGCCCATGCAGTTCGGATTCCAAGAGCGGAAGCTTCAACTCCAAGGGGTTTCGCAACAACCCAGCATGCAGATCCAATCATTGTTTCGTCTCCCTTCTAGTGGCCTACGGTAAGAAGTACGTCTGTTGTCATGAGGTACTTGCTAAAGGTTCCGCCAACATCACCCCACTTGATCTCACCGTCGTAGCCACGGGACTCAATGCCGCGGGCGTGTTCGTTGGTGTGACAGGTGGAAATGTCAGCCCCTTTTTCTGTCAGCTCGCCAAGGCGGGCAGACACTTTTGTAGGCTCAATGTGATCCAGAAGGCGCGGAGCAATGTGCAGGTCATCACCTTCAATCGGGATTTCCTGCTTGGAGAGGTTCACCCCGTTTCCAAAAAGGTACATCTGTACCTTGTGACCCTTGTTCAGAGCGGCTTCTGCCAGGCTTGTGGCAAAAACCGAATCCTCGTTTTCTGCGGCGCCAGACAGCAGAACCATTGTCAGTGTAGCCATTGATTATCTCTCCTATAACGAGACGACTTTGTCTTCGCTGCCGAGCAGCAGGTCGACGATTTCGTTGTAATCAACAACCGTGCAGGCGTCGCTCAGTTCCAGGTTGCGGG comes from the Desulfobaculum bizertense DSM 18034 genome and includes:
- a CDS encoding DsrE family protein; the encoded protein is MATLTMVLLSGAAENEDSVFATSLAEAALNKGHKVQMYLFGNGVNLSKQEIPIEGDDLHIAPRLLDHIEPTKVSARLGELTEKGADISTCHTNEHARGIESRGYDGEIKWGDVGGTFSKYLMTTDVLLTVGH
- a CDS encoding OsmC family protein produces the protein MAVNVTYDRVDGNTDLFNLGAQALPEIRVDYSELSAEDRNQEHMGARLLCMAALACYTNTFANSLTRKGAEIKFMRAHATTSKDKDEVMRTKYCTLDITVEVGLDEQFRDAFEEVKDNMLNGSLLTYSLEEAMDVDYTITMVSE
- a CDS encoding DsrE family protein, with the translated sequence MIGSACWVVAKPLGVEASALGIRTAWATHQNGFETKLLFTEEGVWCLTGNPGYHSSMLKDFLDQDGEVFCDRKSLELRGIDEGKLLEGVEIVDADDVQEMCEDCDTVSYF